The Chitinophaga flava genome has a segment encoding these proteins:
- a CDS encoding aminotransferase class V-fold PLP-dependent enzyme, which produces MIVSDNQILLPTGSVFTEAEVKQFRNETTGTKNVIHLNNAGAGLMPDVVTQAQLDHIKLESEIGGYEASALRSAVIKAFYEQAALLFNCKPANIAFTASATDSYTRALSSVPFKAGDVILTDCDDFVSNQIQFLSLQKRLGVKIIHINNAAIGGVDLNDLKDKLYKHLPKLLAITHIPTNSGLVQPVNEIANIYEEYLNIYPDKTWYILDACQSAGQMKLDVQKLKCDFLSVTCRKFLRGPRGTGALYISDKALHTGLEPLFIDMRGAEWTTKDTYKQQPDAKRYEDWEFAYSTVIGTKAAIEYCRTIGEEKIWQQVKLLSGIIREKLAAIDRISVLDKGPEQGGLVTFNVKDSGPVHIVNELLKRKINVVASYRAFGIIDFDEKGVEWAVRASPHYYNTLDEIDAFIESVKEIIR; this is translated from the coding sequence ATGATAGTTTCAGACAACCAGATACTACTGCCTACTGGTAGTGTATTTACAGAGGCAGAAGTTAAGCAGTTCCGAAATGAAACGACCGGAACTAAAAATGTTATTCATTTGAATAATGCAGGCGCCGGTTTAATGCCAGATGTGGTTACACAGGCACAACTCGACCATATAAAATTAGAATCGGAAATAGGCGGATATGAAGCATCTGCATTAAGGTCCGCCGTGATAAAAGCATTTTATGAGCAGGCAGCTTTATTATTCAATTGCAAGCCCGCAAATATTGCTTTTACGGCAAGTGCAACAGATTCCTATACGAGAGCTTTATCCTCTGTTCCATTTAAGGCGGGAGATGTAATACTGACAGATTGTGATGATTTTGTGTCTAATCAGATTCAGTTTTTGTCTTTACAAAAAAGGTTAGGCGTCAAAATAATTCACATCAATAATGCAGCTATTGGCGGGGTTGATTTAAATGACTTAAAAGATAAATTGTACAAGCACCTCCCTAAATTATTGGCGATAACACATATCCCTACTAACTCCGGCTTGGTGCAACCAGTAAATGAAATTGCGAACATTTATGAGGAATACCTAAATATTTATCCTGATAAAACCTGGTATATTTTAGATGCCTGCCAAAGTGCAGGGCAAATGAAACTGGATGTGCAAAAATTGAAATGTGACTTTTTAAGTGTTACTTGTAGAAAATTTTTAAGAGGTCCCCGCGGCACAGGTGCATTGTATATTTCGGATAAGGCATTACATACCGGCCTGGAGCCATTATTCATTGATATGAGAGGTGCAGAGTGGACAACAAAAGATACTTACAAACAACAGCCGGATGCAAAGCGGTATGAAGATTGGGAGTTTGCCTACTCTACTGTAATAGGGACAAAAGCTGCTATAGAATATTGCAGAACTATTGGTGAAGAAAAAATCTGGCAGCAGGTCAAATTACTTTCAGGCATTATCCGTGAAAAACTGGCAGCCATAGACCGGATATCAGTATTAGACAAAGGGCCGGAGCAAGGCGGGCTGGTTACATTTAATGTTAAAGATTCGGGCCCGGTTCATATTGTAAATGAACTATTAAAAAGAAAAATAAATGTAGTAGCCAGTTACAGGGCTTTTGGTATAATTGATTTTGATGAAAAAGGGGTAGAATGGGCTGTCAGGGCTTCGCCACATTATTACAACACCTTAGATGAGATTGATGCATTTATTGAAAGTGTAAAAGAAATAATCAGGTAA
- a CDS encoding GNAT family N-acetyltransferase: MNKIIFETERLLIREIEVTDFDNLFSICSNEELMQFVGDGILSKELTQKWIEVSIENYASKGFGMSAVIHKSNNLFIGYCGIVFSKAINDYELIYAIKKEYWGKGLATEVAARMVQYGFEKLKFKTIYASIDPANIASEKILLKIGFREIYTKHDEAGYPTIYYSRTDEVII; encoded by the coding sequence ATGAATAAAATAATATTTGAAACGGAGAGGCTATTGATCAGAGAGATTGAAGTGACTGATTTTGACAACTTGTTTAGCATTTGTAGCAATGAAGAACTAATGCAATTCGTTGGCGATGGCATCCTGTCAAAAGAACTGACTCAGAAATGGATAGAAGTATCCATTGAAAACTATGCCAGTAAGGGTTTTGGAATGTCGGCTGTTATACACAAATCAAATAACCTGTTTATTGGGTATTGCGGAATAGTATTTTCAAAAGCCATCAATGATTACGAACTCATTTACGCCATTAAAAAAGAATATTGGGGTAAAGGACTGGCTACCGAAGTGGCGGCCAGGATGGTTCAATATGGCTTTGAAAAACTGAAGTTTAAAACCATCTATGCTTCTATTGACCCCGCCAACATTGCATCGGAGAAGATATTATTAAAAATCGGGTTCAGGGAAATTTATACAAAGCATGATGAAGCCGGCTATCCCACTATTTATTATTCAAGAACTGATGAAGTAATTATTTAG
- a CDS encoding DUF779 domain-containing protein: MSVARVIATAQAVALINRLKNDHGPLMFHQSGGCCDGSQPMCFSAGEFITGSSDVCLGEVEGCRFYMHRDQFEYWKHTRLILDVTPGRGSSFSLEIPLGVRFYIRSEVFTTAELNDLEPVA; the protein is encoded by the coding sequence ATGAGTGTAGCACGCGTAATCGCCACAGCGCAGGCTGTTGCACTGATCAACAGATTAAAAAACGACCACGGGCCGCTGATGTTCCACCAAAGCGGCGGTTGTTGCGATGGAAGCCAGCCTATGTGCTTCAGCGCAGGTGAATTTATTACCGGCAGCAGTGATGTATGCCTCGGAGAAGTAGAAGGCTGCCGGTTTTATATGCACCGCGATCAGTTTGAATACTGGAAACATACCCGGCTAATACTGGACGTCACACCCGGAAGAGGTAGCAGCTTCTCGCTGGAAATACCACTAGGCGTGAGATTCTATATCAGGTCGGAAGTTTTTACCACCGCTGAATTAAATGATCTTGAGCCTGTAGCGTAG
- a CDS encoding Lrp/AsnC family transcriptional regulator translates to MQPLDKYDKELLRLLQQNNKFTTEELSSKVNLSQSAVQRRITRLRNEKVIEADVSIISPAAVGIGITCVVDVVLHEGSSKAIDKFKAAMKNCIEVAHCYYVTGTYDFVLIINTTDMKHFEEFSKKHLMDNPNLKHFYTHVVMDKVKVSYGVGI, encoded by the coding sequence ATGCAACCACTTGATAAGTACGATAAAGAGCTACTAAGGCTACTCCAGCAAAACAATAAATTTACTACGGAAGAGCTAAGCAGCAAAGTAAATCTTAGCCAGAGTGCTGTTCAAAGAAGGATTACCCGGCTGCGAAATGAAAAGGTAATTGAAGCGGATGTTTCAATTATTTCACCCGCAGCGGTGGGAATCGGTATTACCTGTGTGGTTGATGTGGTATTACATGAAGGTAGTTCCAAGGCAATTGATAAATTTAAAGCAGCCATGAAAAATTGTATTGAAGTGGCACATTGTTATTATGTTACCGGTACCTACGATTTTGTCTTAATAATTAATACAACAGACATGAAACATTTTGAAGAATTTTCGAAAAAGCACCTCATGGATAATCCCAACCTCAAACACTTTTATACACATGTGGTAATGGATAAAGTTAAGGTGAGTTATGGGGTGGGTATTTAG